GACCTGCCACATACTGCCATTGTCTTGACGGTTCACATCTGTTTAGTTACTTAATTAACTTGCATTTCCTGACGGAGAATAACTTTCATTAATCTTCTTACTAAGTGTTTGAAGATAAACTGCCTGTAACCTCTGTATTGTCAGATCACTTGGACAAATCTTAAGTGATAAACCCCTTTTAATAACCTAACCTCATTAGTAAGCATCTTGAGACGTTTAAGTCCAAGATCTCCAACAGCCTCTTTCTAACAGATTTTATGGGTCAGTGACTCCATGGCTCACACTGACCCATAGAGAAAAAACTCATTCGTGGTTAGACAATCCAGGTAAAGTCAGGACCTAAAAATTTGATGAAACAGGATGTAATCCTGTGTCCTTACCCTTCATAAACAGGATGTGGTTTTGTCAGGGCTGATGTACTCTTCTCTAAGTGAAGTTTGTCTGCTTTCCCTATTGCCCTTCTTCTTCATAAACAGATAGTTTCTGGTGAAAAATTTTAAAGCTAAACTATAGAAACCTCCATTATCATTGCATTATCATTGAAAAACTGAATTAGGTGGGTCGTCTGCGCTGAACATTGACACAGAAGAGCATGACTTCAGTAGGGCATCACATGGTCAGCCGAGACAAGATACACATCCTGTGACTGCCTTCAACATTAACAGGGTGTGCTCTGTCCGGGTGGTACTGCAGTCTAGATGCCAGCTTTTGTCAAAGTCATTTCCAGGCCATGATTGAAGGTCAACGGAAAGCGCTGAATGTGGCTAACTTACAGTAATGTTACATGAACTCCACTTGTAtttaataaatatgtatttaataaatatatagtCAAGCATGCTACAAAATATAAATTGTTGGTTGGTTTGAAGACAAAATCCAACAGAAATATTCATTGGCCCAAATATGTGTTCCTCACACATGTAAACAGTACCACACTACCTAGCTTCAGTGGCATAGAAATATAAGTGATGTCATTTGATTGTAATGTCAAGATACCCATGATGTCCCAGTGGCCTGAAAAGCATTGTGATGTAATTCCATTGTAGGAAGATTGTACCATGTAGTCCCAGAGCTATCTCCTACTGGTTCCAGTTGATAAATATACTATCCAGGTATTGATAGTTGGCTAGTCTAGCCATTGTTTGCCTCCATTACATTTCTAATATGTTTCACAAAGATAATCAAGACTGACAATTCTCTGACATTGTATATCATATTGATTGCATAATGCAACAATGCCAATATGTGCATACCATGACAGTAATTAAGGGGAGAAGTGTCTGCAGAGAACTTACTGCTGTCAGTTGATTTACCTTTACTGGAGGCAACAGTTAGGAAACAGATATAGGCTAAATTGTTCTCAAATCCAAGGCTGGCGGTAATATGGCATGTCAGATGAGCACAGAGTGCAGTGAACACTGGGAACATGTGGTTGTTGGGTGTCATAAAAGCTAGCAGAGGACTCACAGGAACAGCAGGATGTTTCTTtacattaaacagcaaacagcaTGTATAAAGGTTGACAGAATTTGTATATACAAAACTAGTTTTCAGTAGTGtcattatctgtgtgatatatatgcaTCTTCTTGGTGCAAATGACTAATGGGAGGTTCTTCACCATTAACCCATAACTTCTGCTAACTTCTTCAGATTTCGTCTGCATTTTGGACTCACTGTCTACAGAATATCCTGTGGACATTGACTCATTTCACATAGACATTTAGTTTAAGTATGTAAAATCATTCGTTTCTATGCTCCAATCAAATACCACATACCTCGACCACACGATCAACACTACTAGGGCACAAAATGACACCACTAACCAAATACCAAACATTCTGGCCACACAATCAACACTACTCAGGCACATCTGCACACCATTAGCCAAATACCACACATTCTGGCCACACGATCAACACTACTAGGGCACAAAATGACACCACTAACCAAATACCACACATTCTGGCCACATGATCAACACTACTCAGGCACATCAGCACACCATTAGCCAAATACCACACATTCTGGCCACACAATCAACACTACTCAGGCACATCAGCACACCATTAGCCAAATACCACACATTCTGGCCACACAATCAACACTACTCAGGCACATCAGCACACCATTAGCCAAATACCACACATTCTGGCCACACAATCAACACTACTCAGGCACATCAGCACACCATTAGCCAAATACCACACATTCTGGCCACATGATCAACACTACTCAGGCACATCAGCACACCACTAACCAAATACCACACATTCTGGCCACATGATCAACACTACTCAGGCACATCAGCACACCATTAGCCAAATACCACACATTCTGGCCACACAATCAACACTACTCAGGCACATCAGCACACCATTAACCAAATACCACACATTCTGGCCACATGATCAACACTACTCAGGCACATCAGCACACCATTAGCCAAATACCAAACATTCTGGCCACACAATCAACACTACTGGGGCATATCAGGACACCATTAACCAAATACCACACATTCTGGCCACATGATCAACACTACTCAGGCACATCAGCACACCATTAGCCAAATACCACACATTCTGGCCACACAATCAATACTACTGGGGCATATCAGGACACCATTAACCAAATACCAAACATTCTGGCCACACGATCAACACTACTCAGGCACATCAGCACACCATTAGCCAAATACCACACATTCTGGCCACACAATCAACACTACTGGGGCATATCAGGACACCATTAACCAAATACCACACATTCTGGCCACACAACCAACACTAATGGGTCACATCGGCACAACATTAGCCAAATACCACACATTCTGAGCACACAATCAACACTACTCAGGCACATCGACACACCATTAACCAAATACCACACATTCTGGCCACACAATCAACACATCAGAACACCATTAGCCATCGGCACAGCACACCTTACATTACTTAACATTCCTCGAGCTCCTTTCAAAAAGCATTTTactgaggttaaccttaactcccattctctaGCACTGCATTAAggctaccttagtgacttacgacaAAAGGAGGCCCAGAGTGATTGAGATGTATCTTCCTCGAGCTACTCCGCAGCTTAACCTTTGTCTGGATGTTTTATTACAAACAAGAACAATCCTAAAAAAAACAATCTGTGACACATATGTagtatgttatttgtttttgaccTTTATTCTATCTGTGTGATTTAGTCCGTCTGTtgtaactgaatctggaccaaaatCCAGCATTTGACATCATGTGTATCAATTGGGATACACTGACATGCTTGAACCAAAACACATTCATGGCCACCTGACCCTGTTAGTCTCGTCTTACGATACGCATGGTTGCTGAAGCAAGGCAGTTGTTATGGTCATTTCAATAGTCAAGTGTTTTGTAGACAGGTAACCACAACCTACTCGCCACCTTTAGTCAGGAAACTGACCCCGTGCATGTCTACATTATTGTATATTGACCAGGCACTGACATTGATGTGGCAGCTGTCTTGTTTCAGGGTTACattggtcaatattttaattgaTTTAGCATCCACCTTATACCTTGATTTACTCCACTCCCACATGCATTCTCAACTACAGTGAGACAAAATGGACGTATTGTATCTCATCATGATCACATACATCATATTTGGTATGATCCATCATGATCACATACACCATATTTGGTATGCCCCATTATGATCACATATAACATATTTGATATGATCCATCATGATCACATACACAATATTTGGTATGATCCATCATGATCACCTACACCATATTTGTCATGATCCATCATGATCACATACACAATATTTAGTATGATCCATCATGATCACAGACACCATATTTGGTATGATCCATCATGATCACATACATCAGATTTGGTTTGATCCATCATGATCACATACAACAGATTTGGTATGATCCATCATAATCACATACACCATATTTGGTATGATCCATCATGATCACATACATCATATTTGGTATGATCCATCATGATCACATACACTATATTTAGTATGATCCATCATGATCACATACATCATATTTGGTATGATCCATCATGATCACATACATCAGATTTGGTATGATCCATCATGATCACATACATCAGATTTGGTATGATCCATCATGATCACATACAACATATTTGGTATGATCCATCATGATCACATACAACAGATTTGGTATGATCCATCATGATCACATACACAATATTTGGTATGATCCATCATGATAACATACACCATATTTGGCATGATCCATCATGATCACATACATCAAATTTGGCATGATCCATCATGATCACATATACCATATTTGGTATGATCCATCATGATCACATACATCAGATATGGTATGATCCATCATGATCATATACACAATATTTGGTATGATCCATCATGATCCCATACAACACATTTGGTATGATCCATCATGATTACGTACATCATATTTGGCATGATCCATCATGATCACATACAACATATTTGGTATGCCTCATCATGATCACATACACCATATTTGGTATGATCCATCAAACCTTCAGAAAATACCCAGCAAAACATCAATTTGATAACAAACTGAGATGATTGACAAGGTTACAATACGATACACATCATGACAGTGAGGttaatgtgtgagtgaggttagttttatgctgcactcatcagtattccagttataatcaagtgtggaccagacaatccagtgttcaacagcatcagcattgatctgcacaattgggagttgatgacatgtgtcaaccaagtctgtgatTCTGACCACTccatcccgctagtcgcctcttacgacaagcatagtcaccttttatgtcaAGTATGGATTgccgaagacctattctatcacAGATTTCCTGAGTAGAGATTAAATAAAAAATGGCACATACAGGTGGACTGATCAGACTTGTAGATGGACATGCCTTCAAACAAGCATCAGTTCATTAAATTGGTAACAGTACTTCAGAAtttacttttgacatttttagTATAGAAAGGGAAGTAATATCTGAACTTGTCAAATTCTATGAATACATAATACCATTTCgattagaaagtggtcagatgtaatatatatgtgtattatatttgCTATAACACTTTCTAAAAGCCCATTCACACTTGTTTTGAATTGAAAGGAATCAAGGATAAGCAGCAAGAAACAGATATCTCCAAAATGTGGACTGCATTCAGGAAAGAATCCCAAAATAAACAACTTTTCAAGCTTCGTAAGAATGTGTGTCCGATGTGCTACCTGATTTTTCATTGAGAGGTGTTCATGGTTTTATGTGATTCAGCGGTGTTCTGATGACATCAGGGCTAATTTGAAGAGCATTCAGGATGTTCTGACTGTATTCGAAATGTATCTGCAGTATATTCGAGCTTCCGTCGAAATATTCTGATAGATTTCAAAGAATATTTTAGCTAAAGTCCAGCAGCAATCGAGATACATTCTGACTGATTCGATCCACATTCAAGACATCCTGACAGGATTTGAAGTTGCTTGTCTTTTCTATTCTCCCTCGAATATGTTCAGAATACTTGGAATGCAGTAAAAATATTTAGAATGCAGTAAGGATGCAGTTAGAATGAACCTCATATGCTGCTCAATATGTTTCCACTTCGAATGTACCTTaaaagttttgaacatgttcaaaacatttgGGCATGTTTCAAGAACTGACCCGAATACATTAATATTCGTTTATAACAAACTCAAAGGgattgttgttttcagtttgttgtAAGCAAACAAAGTTCGTTCTAAGCGATTCGGGaatgtttgtgaatatttgtaAATGATCAAGAATCAtcaccacgtcattggtttcagacaagatcatgttcacacagaaaataaaataagacaaaaccaaCGAACATATAATTGTCAACATTggatcattcatttcatcattgaTCATGTATTTTATCATGCATCTTTAACAAAATCGGTAATTTTGTGCTTCTATGACGTCAGCCAACCATCAACTGACTTGCTGTCAACAGACGAGCTTACTCCGTGTGTCATGGCTGAACATATGCCTCGTCGCTTCTTAAATCTCTCTAACCACGACTGATTGGCCTTGACATCTGTATGTCCAAGTCTGCTGCAATGTCAGTCTTGGATTTACCGCCTGCATCTACAGCTTGGATGATTTGGTATTTTGTGTCGAGATCTAGAGCTTTACGTTTCCCAGATCGCTATTTATGCCTTGACAATGCTAACAAGAATAACGagattaaataaatgataaaagttCACAGGTACGTTTATTTTATTATCCCCTTGATCCCATGTGAGGAagcctgtttgttttcacaagctaATTGGTGACACATGAGATGACACATGAGTGGATTCGGATCAGCTGTAAACACGTCAATCAACGCGTGAAATAGCACAGagggacctgtcaatttgtttggtGTAACAGATAATTCGTACTATCAGTGTTCGGTGTATATGGAAGTTAATTCATAACAATATGTAGGAAAGCAGTCGGGACTTCTGAATTTGTTTGTAGTAACTGGCAATTCGTTGTAAGCATGTACGttataagtgaactttactgtaGTTGAAATGCATTCGGAATGCAGTAAGAAGTGTTAGAATTCAGTTCGATTTTCCAGGAGTCTCCAgaaattttcattttgagaGCATTCCGGTTCATTTCCACCTCAAGTGTGAAGGGTATTAGTAAATAACAGATTTTAATACATActaaaagtaggggataatgaactttcaatttggataggaagtgtaaacaatAAGAAaggtttcaaggacagacatcttatgaacgcacaaCCATTTCCCTCTACTACCACTGCATGTGGGTATAAATCTGACGATATCATTCACATTTTCAGAAAGATTTTGTACTTTTATAAACATATGGGTATGACCTGACATGAACACCTACAGCCACAGTTTAGGTCAGCCACCCATCCTTCAAACAGTTAACATCTTTATTGGTAAAGGCAAAAGATCCAAGCAATCTTTATTGGTAAAGGCAAAAGATCTGAGCAATTTTAATTTCATAATGAAATGATAACTGCATTATCATACTTGTCCAGTGACCACTGATTCCTATACTAGCTTTATACAACGTGTATCCCTTTTGAGCAACAGTCCAATATGCTTAGCACTTATTTGTAAAACGTATCACCAGCTGTGTCAGCTCATAACCTGCAGAGGTCATTTCTATAAGCAAGTTTATTTTTTCAGATCCATATTTCTTTgggaataaaaatatgtttcaaccaAAATAACAATCATGAATATGAAAACCTTGCACAATTAAACAAtacatgaaattcatcttcaatatCACCAGAATCACATTTCTCACATTCAGACACTACCTGGCCAACACAGTGGAGCTGACAAATACGATTCACAATTAAGCTATGAACAGACATTTTTATTTGCAAGATGTCTCTTATCATTTTACCTTGTGTTGCAGTAGTCCAATAGGTTTGCAATCCTGCTTGCATGCAGAACACAGTGACAATGATTTGCAACAGTTACAAGAGTTATTCTTCTTTATCTTCATTTAAAATACAGAAGTTGCCATAAACATTCAGTATGTCAGTACACATTCTCCAATGTTCAACGTCATGGACAGAATGATTCCTCTCAGGTGACTTTACAAAACACATCACAAAATTTATATTCCACCTCAAATCGTTTCATGAGCTTTCAGCTATGTTTGGTATTTTTCCGAAGGAAGGTAGTGGGAGTTCTGTTGATGCAACCTACATACCACTTTTTAAAGTCGCTGAATCTGTAGCTGAAACTACCACCTTGTTTACATAACCCACTGCAGCTGTGTTTCCGAGATCAGGTCATTTAAGTCAAGCCATATTCATAATCAGGATTACTTCAGCTGTATGATGACAGACTGTAAATTATCAATCcagtggacaagacaatccagtgattaacatcatcatAACTTCAGTAaattgagcatcgatctacacaaattgGGATGTGGACATGTGACAGCCATGTACAGTGAGCCTAAGCAAGTGATCCATAAGTCATCGATTTTGACAAGCACGGGTCACAGTAGATCAATTCTAGCACAGATTTTCACAAGTTTATAAGGACAGTAATGTAGCCATGTCTagtaataataaaatatatatgtgaatataAGGTACAAGAATATCTTCTGAGAACATAAAAGCTGACAGAAATACAGTGATATCCAGCAGATAATTGCTCGAACACTTCTATAATTCATCTGTTACAGTTCTGTTAGTTACAGCATATATCATAGAACTGTTGAGCCTACCATGTGTAGTCAATGCAGTCAACACAGGAATGTGAACACCAGATTCTGTAGCATACTCATGAACATGGACAAATGGATTACAAATATctaatatacatatttcatattttcaatgcaTTATTATGCACTGGCAGGAAATTCACTAGGCAGTTGTTTATTGATGTTCAACATGCAAAAACACAGAAGAACAAAAAACGATCAATGATCTAACCAATGAGTCAACTGGGTTTGGACTGACAATAAACATACAGGATAACCATGATAAAGGATAAAGGATACAAACTGTCAAATGCATTTTCAACCCTGAGGCCAAAAGACATGAAACATGCAAATGGTAGGTCAGTATAAAATTATCAATAATTAGCAATAAAAAACTGTCAAAAGGAAAAATAATTAGTCTGTTCAATCATTGATTATATTGTTGATAAAAATTTACTCAAACAGTGTACAAAGTTAGGTGTTTATTTACGGGCTGCTTAACATGTTAGTAATCATTGCAGAAATATGTCACTGCTCAccagtgatttaaaataggttaCTTCTACAATATTTATTGATGATCAATTGATATTTGGTAAATGAATATCAGTCCCTGTGATTAGCTATACCAAATGATTTTTTCATATTATAGATAACTGAATACAAAAAACATTGTCTGATAGCTGGCATTCTGCTGATTTCAGATCACTGTTCCTTTTGAAAATCAGaccataaataaatattttagaggCAATTAAAGTGTAAAAATTCTGGGTCCAGGTTTGGATTAAGCGAGGTCATAATTACTGAAAAATCGCAGACCACTTTATTCGTCGAAAATATCTTAATTTTTCCATAACTTTGCTGTTTTGGGGTGTATTTGTAAAAAATTTGGCACACAGGGTAATTGGATACCCCTGATTTCATTTTTGGCATCAGAATTCAGATACATGTAATGGATTAAGagttattttatatatttaagcACAAAATTAAATAAACAGTGCATGGCCACAGTGTGATCTATATCAACAGGCGTCCTTAGCAAATGGGCATCATGGTGCTAACTGTAACCTTTCTAATTGTCAGTCAACACCCTGTctctttcatttcattcaatcaAAAGCAGGACCAGGAATATCTGAACTTAATTTAACAATGTGGTTGTACCTTTGCAGGTTGATTTTTTGGgccacaatcacaatcacaatctcAAGGTGCTCATGTTTATTCATTGTTGATTTGTTCATCTTGCTCTGAAGATAGCACCAAATTTTCGAGaccaaaatgttaaaatattgagTAGCAAAGCATTATACCAGGTGCAATTTTTCAGATTTAATATAAACATAAAGTTTCCTCAAATTTCATTGGatacaggggttcaaaaatgttttttaaagtcacttgtcctgactaattttccacttgccctgatttttatgacataatgaaGTCTGATGTAATTATAATATAAAAAGGATAAATCAGCATGGTACTTGATGCTAAACTTTAGTGGACTATTTCctgaaaagtgataaatagcaaagaaagataacgcTAGTTTACTATCATTGTGAAACTTAATAGCTATGTTTTTAGCAGATATGAAAAGatatccaagtttatttgcagtttgaaaccataagctGAAATTATCTAGTGGCCCctagacaagtaagataccaatccgtgattgcctgaaatgaaaactgacttgtttcGGGTGTCAATGGGATGGGATTTTTTAATCTCTGCTACCTATGATGATTGTGAAAGTGTAAAGGAGTAACTACCTGTACTAATGATAATCTGTAAGGGATAGGGACAGAGTTCAAGATTCCCAAACTCCTTGACAGACAATCAGTTTTCTTGGCAAAATCCATGGGCATGAATGACCCACTTGTCAAACGATGCAATCACATTTTAATTCTAACAGACTCTCTCGGTGTGCTCCAagcaataaaaatacaaattgacCAGAAACCCAATCTAAAGAAGCTAATTAATGAGAAAATAAAAAACATTCAGGATATACAAGCTTTAGGCAAACAGTAGAGTTCATATAGATCCCTGCCTATGTTGGTGCGTTTAAGTTAACTTAAACATATCATTATCTAAGACGATGTAGAAAGAATAGTAAAACAAAAAATCTTTTTGGGGGTGGCAATGTAAATACCAAAAATCAAATTCTAAGCTAAATCATCTGCTAAAAAAGCCACTGTAAACACTAAAATAGAACAATGAAGCCAAACATTTTGACAAGGCCATAACCAACTTACAAACAGGTCACAAAAactatatataaaataaaaaaaacacgccaaacagtgaatgagtgattgagtttagttttacaccaatcTCAACACCAACTGTATGGTGAcgttctgtaaatgatcaaacctggatcagacaatccagtaattaacAGCGTGAGtgttgatctatgcaattgagaTATGATTATGAGGacatgtccaccaagtcagcaagcctgacaaccccaTCATGTCGGCAACCTCTAATGACAAACATGGCATACTGACggtcaattctaacctgtatgttcaaacactaaacagaCACCGAAACCGAAATGCCGGAACATGTCTACTACACTGCTCACACGACGAACAACACACAATGGTGCTGAAGAGTTCACTGGACAGGAACACACACAAACCACTACAAACACTCCTAAGCTCACTAAATAACATCCCAACCTACAAAGCCTTAGATTTCTTATCACAACTGGCCTTTAGGTCATTTACAATCCCACATAATCAACTAAAGTCAACAtagaaaataatacaaaaacaaaacataaaaacaaacaaattgaaTACCAACCCAACCCTCCCATCCCTACTACAACTTTTGGCAAATTGAGCAAACATCCAAATCATcaacatcgtcatcatcatcatcatcatcatcatcatcatcatcatcatcatcatcaagcaCAGTTTTGGGTGTAACGTACCTTAACCGAACCCAGCTATCCGTAAAGATTGCAAAGGGTATGTGAAACAGGAGTTAGATTCAGATACTAGTATACTGAACCCAATATGAATACAATAAGTTGCACCAACTAATCTGCACTCTTGCAATATATTGTAAGTAGATATGGATAAATTTACTTACACTTGCACTACTGAACATATTTCCTGCACATGATCGGAAGGGTTTAGTGTTAGGGTAAGAGTTAGGTTATGGTTTTCTCTAAACATAGctgggtttggtttttttatttgTCAATATAACAATTGAAAGTAGCAAAAACGGTGGTACCAATATAAGAAAAGTGCTCACAAGATATTTGCCTACCTGTTTTTAGGAGATCGTCTGGAATTCCCAATTTAGAATGGACCTTCTTCATAATGTTGGTCATTTCTTTCCCAGAAAGAAATTTATAAAATTCCACTATAGCAGTTTTATTCTTGTCAACTGTATGAATGTACTTTTGACACCTTTCATGAAACCTCAAAGTTTCATCGCTCAATTCCGAATCCATGTCTCCTTCCTCAGAGTCTCCCATCAAAGCCTGTAAGAATCCTTCATAGTAAGCATTTCCACTTTCCTGAGTTCTCTGTTTGCTTGACACAAGAAATCTAAAATTTTCCATATCTTCATCTACAAATAACGATCTTAATCGTCTTGCAGTTCTCTGACCAAGATGAAGTTGTTCCTCTTCCCCTAAAGCCATTAAcattttgtcattattttgaGGAAAAGAATTCTTCCACTCTTTCAGTTGTTGAAATTTGTCAGAAGTCAATTTGTCATGAATGTCCTTATGAATTTTCGATATGCTCTGAACATCCTCGAGACCTGGGTACCTGGCACCATGCCGCATGACAGAGCTGGAATGTGCAGCCAAGCATGAAAACGTCCCAACTTGAACAGAATTAAACTCGTCTTCGATAACGATTTCTGGTGGTGGATGAATGAGTTCGTAAGCAGTTTTAGATCCGAAAGAACTCTGGACATTTGCGGTTGTCAAAGACAGATGCATGGGGAATAAGAGAGAAATCACAAAGAATTTGACATCGCCTGGGAAATTTGACAGTTTCATGGCCGCTGACATCTTGTCAGTTCCGCAGCAAATACTGTTTCCGCGATGCTCCACTCTGAAACTGAGACATAAGTTTATGTTTTTTAAGTATTATTCGCACTTACAAAAGCCAGGCATTCTGTGCTACTTTCTTTATGGAAGTTGGTCCCTGGaattcagttaacattttgcGGGTAATGTGAAATTATTACATGGAACTTCACGCGACTGCACGTTTTGCACGGGAAGCGCATCTCCACCCAAGTACGAAGAAGAGGCAATAAGAATAATGAGTGGTGACGGAAAGCAGATCCTATCTTCTATCCATGTAAGTATACATGCTTCGGTTCTTAATTGCAAGTGACGACATGCgtaattgaaatgcagcattttCGTCAATTTCGATCCGCCCAAGCATCAACCAATGTTTGGTACCGCATGGTTGCCTGCAATCGTACCTGGACAAACCCAGTCAATGAACTTATTTCGGAATGACTTCCTCCCGTATACACACctcccaccacacaccacacaccacacaaacacacaaacaaccccccccccccccccccccccccacacacacacacacacacacacactcacacacctctacGATTTGATTCTAGTCGAATGATATCGCCAGAGTATGTGTTCCTCAGCTGATAAGGGTGGGCTTTAGCATATTCCATTGCCACTCAGAGAAATTTTTTATCATCATTAAAATTTAGGGGGATACAAGCAGAAGTCTTACCCATATTTTAGCGTTTGACTATTAccccatttagaaagtggtcaaatgcaacatatgtcatatttgggatttcactttctcagtaaagtaccaattctagtacttttttggtagAGTCcaattcgggattcgaacctgcaccctcagagtcaggcacctaatcataAGTTGACTCCCTTAGAGAAAATTTACTGTGCAAAAAGAAGGGAGTATGGGCAAAACTCTTTCCACTGATTGATCTAGACTGATTATTTCCTGACTGCTGTCTTATCTGCAACCCTTGAATGTAGCTGTGCAGAATTAAACAAGACCTCAAAGTTACTTGAAAGTTCTCTGAGTGAGGCAATTGAATTATTTCTGATATCTATACTAGCCACATGAAGAAActgcattttcaaaatatggtcccagttgatatgtatgataacaatgtcaaagttacataaaaatttgaattttgggatcatgagaccataaaaGGTCTGGATAATTTCAATAACAATGACGTTGTGAGTCCACAAGTGGaacaggggtcaaacgaccatgtcacaagcgcAATAGcaggtatgtccaccatcggaaTTGAGAACAGCCATGCATCGTCGATGCATAGGGCCTATtaaacgtgcaaggaaggcttgtgggatgtcatgccattctctcaagttctgttacAAGGCAAAGGACATTATCTGGTGGATGAGGAAGATGACGTAGACGTTGAT
The nucleotide sequence above comes from Haliotis asinina isolate JCU_RB_2024 chromosome 5, JCU_Hal_asi_v2, whole genome shotgun sequence. Encoded proteins:
- the LOC137285262 gene encoding multiple inositol polyphosphate phosphatase 1-like, coding for MSAAMKLSNFPGDVKFFVISLLFPMHLSLTTANVQSSFGSKTAYELIHPPPEIVIEDEFNSVQVGTFSCLAAHSSSVMRHGARYPGLEDVQSISKIHKDIHDKLTSDKFQQLKEWKNSFPQNNDKMLMALGEEEQLHLGQRTARRLRSLFVDEDMENFRFLVSSKQRTQESGNAYYEGFLQALMGDSEEGDMDSELSDETLRFHERCQKYIHTVDKNKTAIVEFYKFLSGKEMTNIMKKVHSKLGIPDDLLKTEDLRTMYLVCGYETALYQSSPWCSLFDDEDFKVLEYLSDLKHYYKNGYGHKITAVQSCPLVTDIFTTMDDAIEAMESEVDEEDLNGYVLGNFYFGHAETLGPLYAALGLFNDSLPLTAENYLQQSSRLFRTSEILPFSANLMFILYECDQNDELLTESEAADETRETTQYMLRLYVNEKLMKIPGCEDFTCLYSQVRKQFVDLISCNFSKVCDYNDRPRDEL